A DNA window from Dehalococcoidia bacterium contains the following coding sequences:
- a CDS encoding acyl-CoA dehydrogenase family protein, translated as MDFRDNDTEAAFRQEVRSFIKNDVQADEQASELAERGMYRGAFERLKGLRQKLSSKGWIAPAWPKEYGGAGLTVMQQFIMNEEFAQNRVPPVGGMGVSMVGPTLIAHGNDDQKKEHLGRILSGEVQWCQGFSEPGSGSDLASLQTRAVKDGDDYVINGQKIWTSGAQYAHWMFMMARTDPEAPKHKGISYFLLDMKTPGVEVRPLTNLANQNMFNEVFFTDVRVPAKNVVGEVNRGWYVGATTLDFERSSIGSAVGLRLQLDGLVKYANQHADDGTSRTQRLSSVKTELADRYIESSVARLMSYRVITMQANGLIPNHEASMTKLFASELGQRIARTGMKVLGLYGQLYGDEAPMKGRYESSYLTSLSSTIAGGTSEIQRNIIATRGLGLPRD; from the coding sequence ATGGATTTTCGCGATAACGACACGGAGGCCGCGTTTCGCCAGGAAGTGCGCAGCTTCATCAAGAATGACGTGCAGGCCGATGAGCAGGCGAGCGAACTCGCCGAACGCGGCATGTACCGTGGCGCCTTCGAACGGCTGAAGGGCCTGCGTCAGAAGCTCTCGTCGAAAGGCTGGATCGCGCCGGCCTGGCCGAAGGAGTACGGCGGCGCCGGGCTCACCGTCATGCAGCAGTTCATCATGAACGAGGAGTTCGCCCAGAATCGCGTCCCGCCCGTCGGCGGCATGGGCGTCTCCATGGTCGGCCCGACGCTCATCGCGCACGGCAACGACGACCAGAAAAAGGAACACCTGGGGCGAATCCTTTCCGGCGAAGTGCAGTGGTGCCAGGGGTTTTCTGAGCCAGGGTCGGGCTCCGACCTCGCGTCGTTGCAGACGCGCGCCGTCAAGGATGGCGATGACTACGTGATCAACGGGCAGAAGATCTGGACGTCCGGCGCCCAGTACGCGCACTGGATGTTCATGATGGCCCGCACCGACCCCGAGGCGCCGAAGCACAAGGGCATCTCCTACTTCCTGCTCGACATGAAGACGCCAGGCGTCGAGGTGCGGCCGCTGACGAATCTGGCGAACCAGAACATGTTCAACGAGGTGTTCTTCACCGACGTGCGCGTCCCGGCGAAGAACGTCGTCGGCGAGGTCAACCGCGGCTGGTACGTCGGCGCAACGACGCTCGACTTCGAACGCTCGAGCATTGGCAGCGCGGTCGGACTGCGGTTGCAGCTCGATGGACTGGTGAAGTACGCCAACCAGCACGCGGACGACGGCACGAGCCGCACGCAGCGTCTCTCGAGCGTGAAGACCGAACTCGCTGACCGCTACATCGAATCGTCGGTGGCGCGGCTGATGTCGTACCGCGTAATCACCATGCAGGCGAACGGGCTGATTCCGAACCACGAAGCATCGATGACCAAGCTCTTTGCGTCGGAACTCGGCCAGCGCATCGCGCGGACAGGCATGAAGGTGCTTGGGCTGTACGGCCAGCTCTACGGCGATGAAGCGCCGATGAAGGGCCGCTACGAAAGCTCCTACCTGACGTCGCTGTCATCGACGATCGCCGGCGGCACCTCCGAGATTCAGCGCAACATCATCGCCACGCGAGGCCTCGGGCTTCCGCGCGATTAG
- a CDS encoding four helix bundle protein, whose amino-acid sequence MQEAKGYEGLGVYQRTRSLLKPMHELALRFPDYEKFDLASQIRRANKSIPANIAEGYAKRRSGKEFAFYLTNAMGSANEMEVHLQIAHELGYISPEEQARSGQEYAIIGKQLNRLIAYWRSQTPTRAN is encoded by the coding sequence ATGCAAGAAGCCAAAGGGTATGAGGGATTAGGGGTGTATCAGAGGACGCGATCGCTTTTGAAGCCCATGCATGAGCTGGCACTACGGTTTCCCGATTACGAGAAATTTGATCTGGCGAGCCAGATCCGGCGAGCCAACAAGTCGATACCCGCCAACATCGCGGAAGGCTACGCGAAGCGGCGATCAGGCAAGGAGTTCGCCTTCTATCTGACCAATGCCATGGGTTCCGCCAACGAAATGGAGGTTCACCTCCAGATAGCGCACGAACTTGGTTATATCTCTCCGGAGGAGCAGGCGCGTTCCGGTCAGGAGTACGCGATCATCGGTAAGCAACTGAACCGTTTGATTGCGTACTGGCGCTCGCAAACCCCCACTCGCGCCAATTGA
- a CDS encoding acyl-CoA dehydrogenase family protein, with amino-acid sequence MDFNDTSQEAAFRTEVRAFIQQECPPGIRRRGFSAMFGGGGWDDYRLSTDEYRQLNTTWAKKLAKKGWIAPAWPKQYGGAGMTIMEQFIFKQEMSTAGAPSGGNYGIGVGWAGPTIILYGNEEQKQKYLPDIVRGDVVWCQGFSEPGAGSDLAAVQTRAVKDGDDYVVNGQKIWTSGAHVAQYMILLARTNPEASKHKGISYFILDMKSPGIDIRPLVNMAGNHDFNEVFFDNVRVPQENLIGEENRGWYVGTTTLDFERSGIATSVSHGHMVRDLAKFVVDHRDEGFISENPHLRIEIADRAVESEVEQMLCTQVISMQNRGLVPNKESSIAKLFSSELDVRISQTAMKAIGLYGQLKRGSEHAVMNGRIESTYIYATTSVVGGGTSEIQRNIIASRGLGLPRD; translated from the coding sequence ATGGACTTTAACGACACGTCCCAAGAAGCCGCCTTCCGCACGGAGGTGCGCGCATTCATCCAGCAGGAGTGCCCGCCCGGCATCCGCAGGCGGGGCTTCAGCGCGATGTTCGGCGGCGGCGGCTGGGATGATTACCGCCTCAGCACCGACGAATACCGCCAACTCAACACGACCTGGGCGAAGAAACTCGCTAAGAAGGGCTGGATCGCGCCCGCATGGCCGAAGCAGTATGGCGGCGCCGGCATGACCATCATGGAGCAGTTCATTTTCAAGCAGGAGATGTCCACGGCCGGTGCGCCGAGTGGTGGCAACTACGGCATCGGCGTCGGCTGGGCGGGCCCGACGATCATTCTCTATGGCAACGAAGAGCAGAAGCAGAAGTACCTGCCCGACATCGTGCGCGGCGACGTGGTCTGGTGCCAGGGCTTCAGCGAACCGGGCGCCGGGTCGGACCTGGCAGCCGTGCAGACACGGGCGGTCAAGGACGGCGACGACTACGTCGTCAACGGCCAGAAGATCTGGACGTCGGGCGCCCACGTCGCGCAGTACATGATCCTGCTCGCGCGCACCAACCCCGAGGCGTCGAAGCACAAGGGCATCAGCTACTTCATCCTCGACATGAAGTCGCCCGGTATCGATATTCGCCCGCTGGTGAACATGGCGGGCAACCACGACTTCAACGAAGTCTTCTTCGATAACGTGCGGGTGCCGCAGGAGAACCTGATCGGCGAGGAGAACCGCGGCTGGTACGTCGGCACGACGACGCTGGATTTCGAACGCTCGGGCATCGCCACGAGCGTGTCGCACGGGCACATGGTGCGCGACCTCGCGAAGTTCGTCGTGGACCACCGCGACGAGGGCTTCATCTCCGAGAACCCTCACTTGCGGATCGAGATCGCCGATCGCGCCGTCGAGTCCGAAGTCGAGCAGATGCTCTGCACGCAGGTGATCTCGATGCAGAACCGCGGCCTGGTGCCAAACAAGGAGTCTTCGATCGCCAAGCTCTTTTCTTCGGAGTTGGACGTCCGCATCTCGCAGACCGCCATGAAGGCGATCGGGCTGTACGGCCAGCTCAAGCGCGGCAGCGAGCACGCGGTGATGAACGGCCGCATCGAGAGCACGTACATCTACGCGACGACGAGCGTCGTCGGCGGCGGGACATCGGAGATCCAGCGCAACATCATCGCGTCGAGGGGATTGGGATTGCCGCGTGACTAA
- a CDS encoding TetR/AcrR family transcriptional regulator, with product MVQPRARRLPAAKRRRLIIESARGVFAAQSYARVGTADLAKAAGISEPALYRHFSGKKDLFVATIRATGPRLLEIWEEIACDYEDPIETLWAIGVYYYDHLESHAANMKLQFRALSEADDPEIRDALHDNFGAFVDFVADTLEEGKARGTVRAEVDSRIIAWQFLGIGMTLDLMHLLGFKGEVDRARADMWQRVYLDAVKTRTGAPQPYASAEAQPVRVAASLGGM from the coding sequence ATGGTTCAGCCGAGGGCTCGTCGCCTGCCCGCCGCCAAGCGCCGCCGCCTGATCATCGAAAGCGCGCGCGGCGTCTTCGCCGCCCAGAGTTATGCCCGCGTCGGCACCGCCGACCTCGCGAAGGCTGCCGGCATCTCCGAGCCGGCGCTTTACAGGCACTTCTCCGGCAAGAAGGACCTCTTCGTCGCGACGATCCGCGCCACAGGCCCGCGCCTCCTGGAAATCTGGGAGGAGATCGCGTGCGACTACGAGGACCCCATCGAGACGCTCTGGGCCATCGGCGTCTACTACTATGACCACCTCGAAAGCCATGCCGCGAACATGAAGCTGCAGTTTCGCGCTCTCTCGGAAGCCGACGACCCTGAGATCCGCGATGCACTCCACGACAATTTCGGGGCGTTCGTTGACTTCGTGGCAGATACGTTGGAGGAGGGGAAGGCGCGGGGCACCGTCCGCGCGGAGGTCGACTCGCGGATCATCGCCTGGCAGTTCTTGGGCATCGGCATGACGCTTGACCTCATGCACTTGCTGGGATTTAAGGGCGAGGTCGACCGCGCCCGCGCCGACATGTGGCAGCGCGTCTACCTGGACGCGGTTAAGACGCGGACCGGCGCGCCTCAGCCGTACGCGTCGGCGGAGGCGCAGCCTGTGCGCGTCGCCGCTTCGCTCGGCGGCATGTGA
- a CDS encoding GNAT family N-acetyltransferase yields MTTTIEGEVARGDLVVLREKRISDAGDDYRWRTDNELARFDAARPFAAAFEDYMALYRDELTYPSPYRRSLALEDASGRHIGNVMYYNIDATRREAELGITIGEREFWGRGYGTDAVRALVRHILRVTGFRRVYLKTLDWNVRAQRAFEKAGFQVCGRSRRGGNVFVVMEFLSSWANANDGNGKHRI; encoded by the coding sequence GTGACAACGACGATCGAGGGTGAAGTCGCCCGCGGCGATCTCGTCGTCCTGCGCGAGAAGCGCATCAGCGACGCAGGCGACGACTATCGCTGGCGCACCGACAACGAACTCGCCCGCTTCGACGCCGCGCGTCCGTTCGCCGCTGCGTTCGAAGACTACATGGCGCTCTACCGCGATGAGTTGACCTATCCCAGCCCGTACCGGCGCAGCCTCGCCCTCGAAGATGCCTCCGGCCGCCACATCGGTAACGTCATGTACTACAACATCGATGCGACGCGGCGAGAAGCGGAACTCGGCATCACGATCGGCGAGCGCGAATTCTGGGGGCGCGGCTACGGCACCGACGCCGTGCGGGCGCTGGTCCGGCACATTCTGCGCGTCACGGGCTTTCGGCGCGTCTATCTCAAAACGCTCGACTGGAACGTCCGCGCACAGCGCGCCTTCGAGAAGGCCGGGTTCCAGGTGTGCGGCCGCTCGCGTCGCGGGGGGAACGTCTTCGTCGTCATGGAATTCCTGTCGTCGTGGGCCAATGCAAACGACGGAAACGGCAAGCACCGTATCTGA
- a CDS encoding NUDIX hydrolase, translating to MTLERELRAEPAISAGGVVIRRAEHGPEVVLCGRSREGLWALPKGTPEYGEALHDTAIREVREETGLGVSIIAELGTIEYEFARQAQRVRFQKTVHHFLMKPDGTGSVDAHDREYDRVKWFQIEEALRIMTHRNEAAVVRRARDVFEQEPAA from the coding sequence GTGACGCTTGAACGAGAGCTTCGAGCAGAGCCGGCGATATCGGCGGGTGGCGTGGTCATCCGTCGCGCCGAGCACGGGCCTGAGGTCGTCCTCTGCGGGCGCTCGCGCGAAGGGCTCTGGGCGTTGCCCAAGGGCACACCCGAATATGGCGAAGCGTTGCATGACACCGCGATCCGGGAAGTACGCGAGGAGACCGGCCTCGGCGTGTCGATCATCGCCGAACTCGGGACGATCGAATATGAGTTCGCACGACAGGCGCAGCGAGTCCGCTTTCAGAAGACCGTACATCATTTCTTGATGAAACCCGATGGAACCGGGAGTGTTGACGCCCACGATCGAGAGTATGATCGGGTCAAGTGGTTTCAGATTGAGGAGGCGTTGCGCATCATGACGCACCGCAACGAAGCCGCCGTCGTGAGACGGGCGCGCGACGTATTCGAACAGGAGCCGGCGGCGTGA
- a CDS encoding HEAT repeat domain-containing protein, producing MSLETLLAKLPESDYKPSTKELVGLSAIEGADQRRFLEVWRALSIQRRRDLIDRLVDLAEDSVEYDFNNVFMAGLLDDDVQVRTQSIKALWEYEEADLARVLLRLLKDPEAMVRAEAALGLGRYLLRAEILDKDLDVIPEIEEALRSVARDDLELTEVRGRAIEAIGVRAHEWVHDLIEDAYASGERRLQISAVHAMGRSADPDWLPTIVEEMHNEDAEMRFEAAQAAGELGEDDIIPDLASLTQDEDAEVQEAAIAALGHVGGPAARSVLLSVASESNDERVLESVTDALSEADFVEDPLGVKLYLDRSVAEDREEDDDE from the coding sequence GTGTCCCTCGAAACACTGCTCGCGAAACTTCCCGAGTCCGACTACAAACCCTCGACGAAGGAGCTGGTCGGTCTCAGCGCCATTGAGGGCGCCGATCAACGCCGCTTCCTCGAGGTATGGCGGGCGCTCAGCATCCAGCGCCGCCGTGACCTCATCGACCGCCTCGTCGATCTCGCGGAGGACAGCGTCGAGTACGACTTCAATAACGTCTTCATGGCGGGACTGCTCGATGACGACGTGCAGGTGCGGACGCAGTCCATCAAGGCGCTCTGGGAGTACGAAGAGGCCGACCTCGCGCGGGTGCTGCTGCGCCTGTTGAAGGATCCGGAAGCGATGGTCCGCGCCGAGGCGGCACTGGGCCTGGGGCGCTACCTGCTGCGCGCCGAGATCCTCGACAAGGATCTGGACGTCATTCCCGAGATCGAGGAAGCGCTGCGCTCAGTCGCGCGTGATGACCTTGAGCTGACCGAGGTGCGCGGCCGCGCCATCGAGGCGATCGGTGTGCGCGCACACGAGTGGGTGCATGATCTGATCGAAGACGCGTACGCCAGCGGCGAGCGCCGGCTGCAGATCAGCGCCGTCCACGCGATGGGCCGCAGCGCCGATCCCGACTGGCTGCCGACGATCGTCGAGGAGATGCACAACGAAGACGCGGAGATGCGTTTCGAGGCGGCGCAGGCGGCCGGCGAGTTGGGTGAAGACGACATCATCCCCGATCTGGCGTCGCTCACGCAGGATGAAGACGCCGAGGTGCAGGAAGCGGCGATCGCGGCGCTCGGTCATGTCGGCGGGCCTGCCGCGCGCTCCGTCCTGCTTTCCGTAGCGTCGGAATCGAACGACGAACGCGTGCTCGAGTCGGTGACGGATGCCCTGAGTGAGGCGGACTTCGTCGAAGATCCACTGGGCGTCAAGCTGTATCTCGACCGCAGCGTTGCCGAGGATAGGGAAGAGGATGACGACGAGTGA
- a CDS encoding glycosyltransferase family 2 protein has translation MKLSIVIPVRNERDTIVQLIERVRAVECGMPKELIVVDGASTDGTREALLAIGEAPDLVLVLEARARGKGRAVRTGFERATGDIVMVQDADLELDPSQIPALLEPIVAGRTAVVFGSRFKQRGRGRTPLVGYLGNFGLTWATNILYGVRLTDILTCYKVMRGDIARSLDLRCNGFDLDAEITCRLLRDGQQIVEVPVTYAPRGADEGKKLSPSVGWSVLRAIVRVRFSRRRPASTLDRASRRAVAASGRQRDDDR, from the coding sequence GTGAAGCTTTCGATCGTCATCCCCGTCCGCAACGAGCGCGATACAATCGTCCAGCTCATCGAACGCGTGCGCGCCGTCGAGTGCGGGATGCCGAAAGAGCTGATCGTCGTCGATGGCGCGTCGACCGATGGCACGCGTGAAGCGCTGCTGGCGATCGGCGAAGCTCCGGACCTGGTGCTCGTGCTGGAGGCGCGGGCGCGCGGCAAGGGCCGCGCGGTGCGCACCGGCTTCGAGCGGGCGACCGGGGACATCGTCATGGTGCAGGACGCGGACCTGGAGCTGGATCCGTCGCAAATACCGGCGCTTCTCGAGCCGATCGTCGCCGGCCGCACGGCCGTCGTGTTCGGCTCGCGCTTCAAGCAGCGCGGGCGCGGCCGCACGCCGTTGGTCGGCTACCTAGGGAACTTCGGGCTGACGTGGGCTACGAACATCCTTTACGGCGTGCGCCTGACGGACATCCTCACGTGCTACAAGGTCATGCGCGGTGACATCGCACGGTCGCTCGATCTTCGCTGTAACGGCTTCGATCTTGACGCCGAGATCACCTGCCGCCTGCTGCGCGACGGACAGCAGATCGTCGAAGTGCCCGTCACGTACGCACCGCGCGGCGCCGACGAAGGCAAAAAGCTCAGTCCATCCGTCGGTTGGAGCGTGCTGCGTGCGATCGTGCGTGTGCGCTTCTCGCGCCGGCGCCCGGCGTCAACGCTCGATCGCGCATCGCGACGCGCCGTCGCCGCATCCGGCCGGCAGCGCGACGACGACCGTTGA
- a CDS encoding sugar phosphate nucleotidyltransferase: MRAVLLAGGMGVRLRPLTYTIPKPLLPVGERPILEEIIERLKAFDIDEYIITVGYRAELIETYFRNGAQLGVKIDYVHETQPLGTAGALSLVRGMRDLPDDEPLYVMNGDILTDLDVHALMDAHRRGGHDMTIATVEFELQHPYGVLRVTDGEVTGIMEKPTVTDTVSTGMYAIQPSALSLIPEEKYFDMPDLVNALLAERRSVGAWPFHGEWLAIQRMEQLDEASRMLAERRA; this comes from the coding sequence ATGAGGGCGGTGCTGCTCGCCGGTGGCATGGGCGTGCGGCTGCGCCCGCTCACGTACACGATCCCGAAGCCGCTGTTGCCGGTGGGCGAGCGGCCGATCCTCGAGGAGATCATCGAGCGCCTCAAGGCGTTCGACATTGACGAATACATCATCACGGTCGGGTATCGGGCGGAGCTGATCGAGACGTACTTCCGTAACGGCGCGCAGCTAGGCGTCAAGATCGACTACGTGCACGAGACGCAGCCGCTCGGCACGGCCGGCGCGCTGTCGCTCGTGCGAGGCATGCGCGATCTCCCCGACGATGAGCCGCTGTACGTCATGAACGGAGACATCCTCACCGACCTCGATGTGCACGCGCTCATGGATGCGCACCGGCGCGGCGGCCACGACATGACCATCGCGACGGTCGAGTTCGAATTGCAGCATCCATACGGTGTGCTGCGGGTGACCGATGGCGAGGTCACCGGCATCATGGAGAAGCCGACGGTCACCGACACCGTGAGTACGGGCATGTACGCCATCCAGCCGTCCGCGTTGTCGCTGATCCCGGAAGAGAAGTACTTCGATATGCCAGACCTCGTGAACGCATTGCTCGCCGAGCGGCGGAGCGTCGGTGCGTGGCCCTTCCACGGCGAATGGCTCGCCATCCAGCGCATGGAACAACTCGATGAAGCGAGCCGCATGCTCGCGGAGCGCCGCGCGTGA
- a CDS encoding SDR family NAD(P)-dependent oxidoreductase, translating into MRFEGKTVVVTGAGGFIGSHLVERLVVEGANVRAMLRYTSRGQRGCLDLLPPSTLDHVQVTLGDVRDFDAVREIVRGADAIFHLAALIGIPYSYEHPQEVIDTNIDGTSNVLVAAKELGSLERIVLTSTSEVYGSAVRVPMDEEHPLQAQSPYSATKIAADALGLSFHRSFGLPIAIVRPFNAYGPRQSARAVIPTIISQALGEGRLKLGTLETTRDFTFVEDTAAGFVAVGAASDAIGEVVNLGSGSEVSIRDVVRKVGEIIGRELTVEGDDQRMRPKKSEVSRLLSDSSKAQRLAGWRPEVSLDEGLRRTTDWVRDHIDLFRPKEYAV; encoded by the coding sequence GTGCGATTCGAAGGTAAGACGGTCGTCGTCACCGGTGCCGGCGGCTTCATCGGCAGCCATCTCGTCGAGCGGCTCGTCGTTGAAGGCGCGAACGTCCGTGCGATGCTCCGTTATACCTCCCGTGGCCAGCGCGGCTGTCTCGACCTGCTGCCGCCGTCTACGCTCGATCACGTCCAGGTGACCCTCGGGGACGTCCGCGACTTCGACGCCGTGCGCGAGATCGTGCGCGGCGCCGACGCAATCTTCCATCTCGCGGCGCTCATCGGCATTCCGTACTCGTACGAGCACCCGCAGGAGGTCATCGACACCAACATCGACGGCACGTCAAACGTGCTCGTGGCGGCCAAGGAGTTGGGATCGCTCGAACGCATCGTGCTCACGTCGACAAGCGAAGTCTACGGTTCGGCGGTCCGCGTGCCGATGGATGAAGAGCACCCGTTGCAGGCGCAATCACCGTACTCTGCCACGAAAATCGCCGCCGATGCGCTCGGTCTGAGCTTTCACCGTTCGTTCGGGCTGCCGATCGCCATCGTGCGGCCGTTCAATGCCTACGGTCCGCGGCAGTCCGCGCGCGCCGTCATCCCGACGATCATCAGCCAGGCGTTGGGCGAAGGCAGGCTCAAGCTTGGCACCTTGGAGACGACGCGCGACTTCACGTTCGTCGAGGACACGGCGGCAGGCTTCGTCGCCGTCGGTGCGGCGAGCGATGCGATCGGCGAGGTCGTGAACCTCGGCTCCGGCAGCGAAGTGAGCATTCGCGACGTCGTGCGCAAGGTCGGCGAGATTATCGGCAGGGAACTGACGGTCGAAGGCGACGACCAGCGGATGCGGCCGAAGAAAAGCGAAGTCTCGCGCCTGCTCTCCGACAGCTCGAAGGCGCAGCGGCTGGCGGGCTGGCGCCCCGAAGTCTCCCTCGACGAGGGGCTGCGGCGCACGACGGACTGGGTGCGCGATCACATCGACCTCTTTCGTCCGAAGGAGTACGCCGTATGA